From a single Phragmites australis chromosome 7, lpPhrAust1.1, whole genome shotgun sequence genomic region:
- the LOC133923806 gene encoding fatty acid amide hydrolase, protein MGGSNSTGRGKGPSPRAMPPVEEVDISAVRYRSPTMQAPHLTGFSLRVFLWLMEAPLLGPLVTSLLKSQNNMQQMLQQTLIPERPMYYPEYPPQDPELGVVLVGEDRDPVDRVHQALQCLPPYDPSARWMTEEKPPFLYWKIRDFAHAYRSAITTPSAVAEHVIAGVEEWNNKKPPMPMLIHFNADDLRKQAEASTRRFEQGNPISILDGIFVAIKDDIDCFPYPSKGATTFFDQIRTVEKDAVCVARLRKCGVIFIGKANMHELGLGVTGNNPNYGTARNPHSIDRYTGGSSSGPAALVSSGLCSVAIGTDGGGSVRIPSSLCGIVGFKTTYGRTDMTGVLCDSGTVEVASPLAASVEDAMLVYSAIAGSRPLEKLNLRPSQLCVPNLVSPDSSNILGSVKIGKYTEWFHDVSDCEISNTCEDALNLLCSTFGCQIADIILPELEEMRTAHVVSIGSESFCDLNPHYKAGRRTEFTLDTRTSLALFGSFTATDYVASQCIRRRIMYYHMEAFKKVDFIATPTTGITAPKIPPSALKSGESDYVVSAYLMRFVIAGNLLGLPAITVPVGHDKQGLPIGLQLIGRPWGEASLLRVASAVEEICLKKRNRPSAFYDILKA, encoded by the exons ATGGGCGGCTCGAATTCCACGGGGAGGGGCAAGGGTCCATCCCCGCGCGCGATGCcgccggtggaggaggtggacaTCTCCGCCGTGCGCTACAGGTCGCCCACGATGCAGGCTCCGCACCTCACCGGCTTCTCCCTCAGGGTCTTCCTCTGGCTCATGGAGGCCCCCCTGCTGGGCCCACTCGTCACCTCCCTCCTCAAGTCCCAGAACAACATGCAGCAG ATGCTGCAGCAGACGCTCATCCCCGAGCGCCCCATGTACTACCCGGAGTACCCGCCGCAGG ACCCGGAGCTGGGAGTTGTGCTTGTGGGGGAAGATAGGGACCCAGTGGACAGAGTTCACCAGGCACTGCAGTGCCTCCCACCGTATGACCCTTCAGCGCGTTGGATGACTGAGGAGAAGCCCCCTTTTCTCTACTGGAAGATCCGTGACTTTGCGCATGCGTACCGGTCCGCTATCACAACTCCGTCAGCT GTTGCCGAGCATGTCATTGCAGGTGTCGAAGAGTGGAACAACAAGAAGCCTCCAATGCCAATGCTGATCCATTTCAATGCAGATGATCTGAGGAAGCAAGCTGAGGCTTCCACGAGGAGATTTGAGCAAG GAAACCCAATTTCCATTTTAGATGGGATCTTTGTCGCCATCAAGGATGACATTGACTGCTTCCCATATCCATCCAAGG GTGCTACAACATTTTTTGACCAAATCCGCACCGTGGAGAAAGACGCAGTGTGTGTTGCTCGGTTGCGGAAATGTGGTGTCATCTTTATTGGGAAAGCGAATATGCATGAGCTAGGTCTTGGGGTAACCGGAAACAATCCAAATTATGG GACAGCAAGAAATCCACATTCAATTGATAGATATACTGGTGGTTCTTCATCTGGTCCTGCTGCATTAGTCTCATCAGGGTTATGCTCGGTAGCGATTGGAACAGATGGTGGAG GTTCAGTTAGAATTCCATCGTCACTCTGTGGTATTGTTGGTTTCAAGACAACATATGGCCGAACAGATATGACTGG GGTGCTTTGTGACTCTGGGACTGTTGAAGTTGCTTCTCCTCTTGCAGCCTCAGTCGAGGACGCAATGCTAGT GTACTCTGCAATAGCAGGCTCTAGACCCTTGGAGAAGCTTAACCTTAGACCA TCACAGCTTTGTGTTCCAAATTTGGTGTCTCCCGACAGCAGCAATATCCTGGGATCAGTGAAAATAGGAAAATATACAGAG TGGTTTCATGATGTTTCTGATTGTGAGATCTCAAATACATGTGAGGATGCACTTAACCTTCTTTGCAGCACCTTCGGATGTCAA ATAGCAGATATAATATTACCAGAGCTTGAAGAGATGCGTACTGCCCATGTTGTCTCAATTGGCTCAGAATCATTCTGTGATCTGAATCCTCATTACAAAGCAGG AAGGCGGACTGAATTTACACTGGATACTCGAACAAGTCTGGCACTTTTTGGGTCATTCACTGCAACAGATTATGTTGCTTCTCAATGCATAAG GAGAAGGATAATGTACTACCACATGGAAGCTTTCAAGAAGGTTGATTTCATAGCGACCCCTACAACTGG CATTACTGCTCCAAAAATACCACCAAGCGCTCTGAAGTCAGGAGAGTCTGATTATGTTGTGTCAG CTTACCTGATGCGATTCGTCATAGCCGGGAACCTTCTTGGTTTGCCAGCAATTACTGTGCCT GTTGGTCATGACAAGCAAGGCCTTCCTATAGGTTTGCAACTGATAGGTCGTCCATGGGGCGAGGCTAGCTTACTGAGGGTGGCTTCTGCGGTGGAG GAGATTTGTCTGAAGAAACGGAACCGACCCTCTGCGTTTTATGACATTTTGAAGGCCTGA